Proteins encoded together in one Diabrotica undecimpunctata isolate CICGRU chromosome 3, icDiaUnde3, whole genome shotgun sequence window:
- the LOC140436542 gene encoding rRNA N(6)-adenosine-methyltransferase ZCCHC4-like — protein sequence MTKGSVQVIDKDIRNHPCCPHGPTILFSRKIEDENRRYFACSACRDRKQCNFFLWEEEKSKNKESFWAIQNQKFVKGINHRKMFLNLNEIFSLDVSKRSFCSTCNILCKDNEKHSSHTVVKSLNDLQLRHPSAVLPALDDSKREAQYHFSQTSVTVIMDIFKELGYKNVICIGTPRIHEYIQSNCDHMSSILLDIDKRFHNFFGPLQFCWYNMFNNHFFFKEAKDVFIDFLQSDGGKDMVIITDPPFGGRTELISATFKRINNQYQKLNQTQNTLPIFWIYPYFMEPQIVNSLPDFSMLDYKVEYENHQSFQTNSGGRKQGSPIRIFTNVKPSLIKLPSPEHKHCKICKRWVAKENKHCAACNSCTSKNGVTYVHCEECNRCVKPTWKHCQKCGRCAQVVHSCANIEFVKECFNCKKLGHKKADCPLLNPTIGQKRKKSAEANRKKKKK from the exons ATGACTAAAGGAAGTGTACAAGTTATCGATAAAGATATAAGGAATCATCCTTGCTGTCCACATGGGCCAACAATATTGTTTTCAAGAAAAATTGAAGATGAAAACAGGAGATATTTTGCttgttctgcttgcagagatagaAAACAGTGTAATTTTTTTCTTTGGGAAGAAGAAAAGTCGAAAAATAAAGAATCCTTTTGGGCAATACAAAACCAAAAATTTGTCAAAGGTATTAATCACCGAAAAATGTTTCTTAATCTTAATGAAATATTTTCGCTGGATGTTTCTAAAAGATCGTTTTGTAGTACCTGTAACATTTTATGTAAGGATAATGAAAAACACTCCAGTCACACAGTTGTTAAAAGTTTAAATGATTTACAATTGAGACATCCCTCTGCAGTTTTGCCAGCTTTAGATGATTCCAAACGGGAAGCACAGTATCATTTTTCACAAACATCAGTAACTGTTATAATGGATATATTTAAAGAACTAGGATATAA gAATGTTATATGTATCGGAACTCCTAGAATTCATGAATACATTCAAAGTAATTGTGATCACATGTCTAGTATTTTGCTAGATATAGATAAAAGGTTTCACAATTTTTTTGGGCCTCTTCAATTTTGTTGGTATAACATGTTCAACAATCATTTTTTCTTCAAAGAAGCCAAAGACGTGTTTATTGATTTTCTTCAGTCAGATGG CGGTAAAGATATGGTAATAATAACAGATCCACCATTTGGGGGAAGAACAGAGTTGATTTCAGCAAcatttaaaagaataaataatcAATATCAGAAGCTTAACCAAACCCAAAATACTTTGCCAATTTTCTGGATATATCCATACTTTATGGAACCACAAATTGTGAATTCACTACCAGATTTTTCTATGCTGGATTATAAAGTAGAGTATGAGAACCATCAATCTTTTCAAACTAATTCCGGAGGAAGAAAACAAGGGTCACCAATCAGAATTTTTACTAATGTCAAACCCAG TTTGATAAAATTACCTTCTCCAGAACATAAAcattgtaaaatatgtaaaagatgggttgcaaaagaaaataaacattgTGCTGCATGTAACTCTTGTACTTCAAAAAATGGTGTTACCTATGTTCACTGTGAAGAGTGTAATAGATGTGTGAAACCTACATGGAAACATTGCCAAAAATGTGGCAGGTGTGCCCAAGTTGTACATAGTTGTGCAAACATTGAGTTTGTTAAG gaATGTTTTAATTGTAAGAAGTTGGGCCATAAGAAAGCTGATTGTCCATTGCTCAATCCAACAATAGGCCAGAAGAGGAAAAAATCAGCTGAAGCAAAtcgcaaaaagaaaaaaaagtga
- the LOC140435699 gene encoding uncharacterized protein has protein sequence MSSSTDSAEELTPKKRSKLRAFSSTEKSVIYNIYKSTTESRPEALISEIVKQTASTSGVGEASVYRIIREQKNKVLAAVNDESLPNFKRSTFHKFLKSLDFKYVRRGRNSALLEREEIILWRRNFLKSIKKFREENRKIYYLDETWVNAGHTKSHVWVDETVKSSRQAFLSGLSASLKNPSGKGKRVILTHIGSETGFVEGGLWTFESKKSGDYHEEMNSDGFEKWFANILPLLEDNCVIVLDNAPYHSRKSEKVPTTAWIKQKIKDWLRSKNIDFDEDMLKVELLQLVAPRKAEYNKYIIDELAKAQNKTVLRLPPYHCELNPIELIWSDAKNFVAANNKTFKFADVKILLNDALNNITL, from the exons ATGTCGAGTTCTACAGATTCTGCCGAGGAATTAACTCCAAAAAAGCGTTCAAAATTACGTGCATTTAGTAGTACGGAAAAAAgcgttatatataatatttataaatcgACAACGGAATCGCGTCCTGAAGCTTTAATATCGGAAATAGTTAAACAAACTGCTTCTACCAGCGGAGTAGGTGAAGCTTCTGTGTACAGAATTATTAGGGAACAGAAAA ACAAAGTTCTTGCAGCTGTTAACGACGAAAGCTTGCCAAATTTTAAACGCAGTACTttccataaatttttaaaatcattagaTTTTAAATACGTACGTAGGGGTAGAAACAGTGCTTTATTAGAACGAGAAGAGATTATTTTATGGAggcgaaattttttaaaatccattaaaaaaTTTCGGGAGGAAAAcaggaaaatttattatttagatgaaacgtgggtaaatgcAGGACATACAAAATCTCATGTGTGGGTTGACGAAACGGTGAAATCTTCCAGGCAGGCGTTTTTGTCAGGTCTCTCAGCAAGTCTCAAAAATCCATCTGGCAAAGGAAAAAGAGTGATTCTTACACATATTGGGAGTGAAACAGGTTTTGTAGAAGGTGGCCTATGGacgtttgaatcaaaaaagagtGGCGACTATCACGAGGAAATGAACTCAGACGGTTTTGAAAAGTGGTTTGCAAATATTTTGCCCCTTTTAGAAGACAACTGTGTCATAGTTCTCGATAATGCTCCTTACCATTCGCGAAAAAGTGAGAAAGTACCGACTACAGCATGgataaagcaaaaaataaaagactgGTTACGATCAAAAAATATCGACTTCGATGAGGACATGCTTAAAGTTGAACTCTTACAATTAGTGGCACCGCGTAAGGctgaatataacaaatatattatcgATGAACTCGCAAAAGCTCAAAATAAAACCGTTTTACGTTTGCCACCCTACCATTGCGAGCTCAATCCTATTGAGCTGATTTGGTCTGATGCTAAAAATTTTGTTGCTGCCAACAACAAGACTTTCAAATTTGCAGATGTTAAAATCCTTTTAAATGATGCCCTTAACAACATTACCCTTTAG